TAGAATCTTGTGAGAAGTAGCATATACCACAATTGTACAAAGTAATTGACCCAAGTTTTGGGTTTGTCAACAGGAAATATGCCACAGACCAACCTATCACCCACAAAATAATGGTCAATGAAAATGTCTATGTGCCTTCCATTGGCTTAGTGAACTCAAAAATGGAGGGCAGGTTTTTGAAATTGTACACAAACACTTCAGGAAAACAACGAAGAGTTTCTCTAAGAAAATTTAGAGTGAGCAAGCTGATTTGAAGGGATATCATACTCCATCAATTTGCCAACAGAAACCAGTTTTGCATAAACTTCATTCTAAACGAGTCAAGCAAAAGAAGATAATGTCTCAAATGTATTCATCAATTCAGGCCATATGGTGTTAATGACCTTTACCACACTATGTCAGAAACACATTTGGTACAACTAATAGATGGCAATAGGTGCACTTAAATACATATGAAGCAAAGGAGTTCATGGTAGTCTTTAAGGGTAAAGCATAAGACCACATAACCAAATGAACAAATGGATTTGAAAAATATGGCCATTCTGCTACATCAACCCCATTGAATGATTCAAGGATCCAACCATGGCAGCAGTCAGGCAGATTTATCAGTTTGCCGAGTTGCCTTGACCTCAATCACATAAACTCCCACTGTAAACAGAAAATTGGATTACATACTTCAATGCTTCCATGTAGAGCTACCCAAGCCGGACTCAGAACTTTAACTGTACACCTAAACATTAATATCCTGATCTCATTCTTCTTTCCATATCCGGCCAGTAATCCTCAACTTCAGTTCTTGCCTATCCCCACCAGAAAAGTAGAGCGCCATATTTCTCTGTATTATGAGTCCATCCTGGCTGTCACGAACTTTTCTATGACTGTCACGGATACTCCTGGGAATTCCTTGCCATATTAACTTACGACCATTTCCACCAACCTCCAAACTATAGCTGAATTTCTTCGCCTCAGTATCATCGCCCATGAATCGTAAAAAAGCCATGTAGACTGGAGCCATTCCCATCTGGAAAGCCTCAAAGTGCAAACAAAACTGTCTTCCAAAACAATTAAAGACCTGGATATACAACAGATTTAAATCAAAGGTAGGTCAAACTTACATGTACATTGATCAATGAATATGCATTGGAGAAACAACTATAAGACAAACTGTTCAGCCagcaaagaagaaaaacaaaacttacAGTTAGCATCCAAGTTGCATTTTCAACTTCATGTGGGTTTGATTTAACATATCTATGGTTGAAGGTACACCCATCATGCATGTCGACCTTGTGATCATCCTTAAGATGATTAACAAGAGTTGGGATATCGCCTGTAACAGAGCACTCAGATCCAGCATAAGGGCAATTGTATAGACGAAATCGACAATGTTGCTCATGCTTCAGCTTGCTATAGTATGGGAAAATATCATGACAGCCTAAACTCTGGTATATGCATGGGAGTTCCAATGATTCAGCAACCTTCTCCAAAGCCAAACACCTGATATTTCCAAGCTCATAGCGGCAAGTTGGGCAACAATTCTGCACCCTTACCTTGCAGTCAGAACATAATGTGTGGCCATTAGGACACTGCACGGTAAGATTTTCGAATGAAGAGTCAGAAAGAATTTCAGGATGATAGAACACTATCCCTACTGTTGTATAAGAAGACGAGAAAGTGAGAGataattttaattgtttcaaTCACAGGCTCAGAAAACTGCGATTTAATTAAAAAGTTGACTATACAAAGTAATGGACTCTGGATAAtatgaacaacaacaaaagtagataaccaaaataacaaattaggtgagcaattaaaacaaaaatgacAGGGTCATAACAGCTACAAAGGCAAAGGAAATTATCACTGTTTGCACTGAAATATGAAAATAAAGCAACGGAATGATGGTTCTCTACGATTTTTGACATATTTAAAGTTTGAAACAAAGATCAGATTAAGCTAAAGTAAAGAAGCATCACAAATGAATGAAATGATTTCATAAGATACTATACGAAGTTAATGATTTTGGTCATTAGTGTCACCTATCATTTCCAAAAAtgcaaacagaagaaaaaaattaaaagaaaataagaacagTAGAAGTTTACAAGTCtaagaccaaaaaaaatattctacTAATAACCACAGCATCTCCCTCAAACTCTTCTGAGAATCACTTTATCTTACAAGCAACCAAACTTCATAAAAATCTTCCCAACTTATACCATCCACTCCACCGCTGTAAATCTACGTCTAAATGCTACTTTCACAATGACCTGATTGAAACCATGTCAACTGTAATGCCCAACAATATTCTACTAACAACACACAGCATCTACCTCAAAAGATTATGAGGATCACTTCATGTTAGAGCAACCAACTGCATAAACATATCCCCTCCTTAAACCAACCACTCCACCACCAGCAACCTAAAGTTAAATGCTACTTTCCAATGACCTGAATCAAACCCATTAAACCTCATACCCTGCGAAATCCAAACCAAAAGTATTTAACCTACAGCAGTGTTTTCATCACTGCCACATATGTGTCATAACATTTTTCTTCCCTTCAATCATTCTCTAGCCCATTTTCCCCTCTATATGTAAGAGGAGAAGTAGGAAATCTAGCCTGCTTCAGAGAGGATTAACAGCAGAAGTTCCAATTACCAAGAAACTACCATTTATAATTGCCAATGTATCTATGAATGATCTGCTATTATGATAAACAGTATAGCCAGCAAGGTTTGATGATGAATAGTATGATCTCAAATGGTTAATTAGTGAATCTGGGTGAAATACAGAAAGTTTGAACTGCGAATGTACCTGATGAATAGGAGGGTACATTAAACTTGTGCAGACAGGGCACTCAAGTAACTCATGCACACCATTGGTTGAATATAGACCATGTTTTCCACCCAAACCAGGGGTAGGCTTATTAAGTGCACCAGCTGTCTCTGACTTTGCCATTGCCATGTCATAATCTCAAACTGTTTGGCAGGATTCGAGAACTCCCTTGCTCTTGACCCCAGGAGCCACGGATAATTCAAATTTAACAAAGCTGAGGCTCCTAATATCCAAAAGTATATTCTACTTTGCCCTCTATTCCACTCTCAGTTCTCCATGGACTTGCTATCCCTGTTGATAGATGAATAAAAATGGCTTAGGTACCATCACATGCTATTATGAATACTTGCTAGAGAATCTGCAATTCAACTGGAGTCCAAAGTCCAGAGaaaaaacaaatgaaacaaggctagaatttttttttttttttttttatggaatgAAAACAGTATGCCACTGATTGTTCATCTCAATACACTGGTGAAAACATTATGAAGAATGGGCAAGTCAGGAAGGTGATGCAGACTACAGTCGTTTTCTGACATCTAAAAACTTTGGAACATAGTATTGCTTGCAGGAAGGAGATTCCCAATCATCTATGACTTGACCCTACACAAACAAATATCTACACTATTTACATTAGCATTTTCTGGCTTAATATTTTAACAAGGCTTAGAAAGTGCTCTTTGAGCTTTTATAAGCCCCATCATACTGAGAGAGAGCAAGTATTCCAAGCATTGGTGGATACAACCAAGGCACGGCTAACACCCGCTTAGAAGCTAGACGTAAATCATCACATCCAGATATGCTTATTAAATTTGAATCCAATCCAATAATCAAATTTTACTATTGAATCATAACTAGGGCAACAACACAGGTCAAAAGAAAAAGGTATAAATAACATATGGAGAACAAATCATGCCTGAAAATTGGAGTATGGATTCATCTTAAAGTGGGATGTGCAAGGGAAGAACAAAATTAAATGGAACCATGAAAGACCAAACCCAGAAGTGAAATCTAGCTTTCCAGTTTTTCCCATCATCACATGGCTCACCACATTTTCAGATTTATAAAGATATCCAGCAAGACGAGGATAAACCCAGATCAATTCAGAGATTGGACTTGACAAAACCCTCATTCTCTCTTGCACTAACAAGGAAATTTTAAAACTTGCACtggaaaatttaaaaaaaaaaaaaaaaaaatccaaaatttacATCAAAAAGAGCATTGCAAAGAAAACATTATTCCTCCTTTTAACAAACAAACGAATCATTTCTTTcaacaatcaaacaaaaaaaacaagtagaaaaaaCATACCCCAGATGAAAATTTCAACGAAAAAAAACACTCACTAAAACGATAAACCAAGCACCCGAAATTCGACCTTCAGACCACAATTTCCACTCAGAAAATACAAAGCTCCAACTGCCTTTCCCCAAAATCCAGCTCCCCCTTTATATAACaacagaataaataaataataaataaaaaataaaaagccaaGCCTCCACGACCATAACCAATCCAAAGAAACAAAAGCACAACATGTAGAACAAAGAACAAACCAAAACACAGATACCcagttgagatttctaccccaAAATGCCTCcacatcaaattaaaaaaaaaaaaaaaacccgggTCTCTCTCCAAAATCATCAAAAGAGACAAACAACCCAGATTGCAAAAcccaaacaagaagaaaaacaaaaacgaaatcGAACAACGAGCCCcagaaacaacaacaacaacaacacgcGTATTACCCGGACATGGAAATTGCCGTGCTCATATCCGTGGTGCTTGCCATCGATGGTCTTCGTTGTCTCTTATGTATGCTTCAAATTCACTAAATGTGTTTCTGGTTTTTTCTCtccctcttctcttctcttttcttttattctattGGGAGAagccttgtttttgttttttctgttgtttcgaaattttaatatatttgcCTTTTGTTGTCGGCTTTTAATTCccccatttttattttatgttaattttttttactcgTGCGTGGACCGgtgctctctctccctctgtcTCTCCCTACGCGCACGCGACGTTTGAATATTCGGCTTTCTTTTCAAACGCGTCGATGCCTTTTAATGTCTTCAATGGGGGACGCTCTGCCTCAGACCCTAGTAGGGTTCTCACTTTTGGAGAAGAGAAATTTGAATTTCCAAAACGTTCTTTAGGAAGTTTCGTGAACAACTTCAAATACGTTACCTTTTTGGGTGTAATCATGCACAACCATGTTCATAATGACGTTAATTATATTTACGATGAACAAAATTACGTGATATTATCAATCATTCAATCGCATGATAATAGAATATTATTATGATGTTGTCTTTTTAATATACCCCAAAACTTTTCTAAGTGTGCTGAAGTAATGCAAATCCCACTTCATTAATTCCCTGTCAGTATTGTTCATCTTGAAATTTCTTGTATTTTAACATAATGCTCAACAGCTCAAGTGTTATCTAGTCTTGCGTGCAGATTATGGCGTGATTTAAGGCATCTCACCGTTCTTGTATAAGGCACATTCTTCTTATCATCTAATTCTTTCTTACTAGACAATCTTTACAACGCACTCAGGCTGGAGACTCGTGAGACTTATTAGCTTTTTATGTGAGACTGTTGTTTTGGCCAAGACTCATCGTACTATTTATTTTACCAATTTCGCTAGAGCTTATCAATTATTTACATTAATTCATTATGATGATGTTTGGGGACTTTCTAAGACACCATTTGTGATGGTCATTACTACTTTATTACTATTATTAATGATTGGATTGATTGAAGAGCAACAATTTAGTGTTTATCTTTGTTCAAACATTTTCTCCGTATAATTCAAACCCAGTTTGGTATTCCTATCAAGACCTCACTGATTTCTTCCAGAACCATGGCATTTTTCATCAAACTTTATGTCCATATTCCCTTCAGCAGAATGGCATAGTAGAATGAAAAAATGTCATCTCTTAAGTGTTACCATAGAGCCCTGTTGATAACTTGACATACATGGAATGCCCCAAGTGCCTCTTGGGTGATGCGTTAACCTTTACTACATACCTTAACAACAGAATGCCTGAAGTGTCTTTGCATTCAACGTTTTTTCAATCTTGAATGCCTACACCTAGTTATTTCCAGGCAATTTTGGTCTGGTTATTCTCTGAACTTTCGCCCTTCTAGCTTTAGCTAGGAAATGAGCCAACATCATATCACAAACATAAACTTGTACGAAAATAGGAATCTGGGAGCTGTGTTTCTTGCGATGCCAAAACTGTTGTACAACTATGTTAGGACGTACCTCGATCAGCCTTATTGGAGGGTACTGGTACTGTAAAACTGTTCAATTTGTACAACCTACATATACCAACCCATGCTTACATAAAATTAACCATACAAAGCATAACGCATGATAATAATTCCTTCAGCCTTCTCCAGAAACTTGGACCACACTTGATTTATTCTAGCTAGGACCATCCAAATATATGATTTGGAGGTATGCTTGAATATTACAACATAAGTAAACAAAATCTTTCATTTGGGTAAGTTCCAAAAGTGATTATTGTATAGGGTAATGTTTACGAGTAGATATTACAATTAAAGTTAAGAAAATTGGCATATCTTTTGGTCTTGCTCTAGTATCTTCATTGTCATACTGTCAACAAATTAAAAACTTCGCGTTAAGAATATAAGTAGGTGATGACCtccaacaaaaaacaaaaagaataagtAGGTAAGCATGGCAATGTTTCAAACTACGTGAGTTCGTTTAATATGGTAGCATATGGCTATCACAATTTGAATGCAAGTTGTACTTGCATAGAAATGAATTTAGGAGAAAGACTTCCGTGAGGCACCCTCACCACCACATGGTGCGGCAGACCAATTACTACTTAGCAAGGAGTCTTTTGGGTATTGTACATTTAAAAAGTAAGAACAGTTtcgaaaaagagaaaaaaatttctgattttttataTGCAAGAATTTCTCTGAATCTAAAGGTGAAAATACTCGTATGCAAACAAAAGTAGTCTAACAGAGGGATAAATAGGCTTAAAGAGTTTCTTACCACGTGTCAAATGTTAAAATTTTTTGTTGTAGTATGCAAATAATTGTTTTGTTCGACCTTGAGGCATTAGCAATATCTTGTATTGAGATTTTTAACTTCACATCAAAGCTAGATATTTCTAAGGTCCTACAGTGTGCTGATTGAGTTGAATAGTTGATGTAGGTAAACAGGAAGATATCTGGATGTACGATAAGGAAACTATCACTTTTTGATAATTGTTCAAATAAAAGAGATATCACTTGAAACTACTGAATGATCTATCTCGAAGTTTTGGGCCGGACCAAGCTATAGTCTGCAGTAACTAGTTCAACATGAGCTACATCATGATGACTTTGAAAATCTAAGTGACTTGACGTAATTTCATGTTACGTATATTGAGGTTGGGATGTGTATAATAAATTAATCAAATTTCATGTTTAAAttgcatgtatatattttgataaattaataaGGTTGaaactgttcaagtaaatccagaatatgtgtatGATTCAatctctaggttacttgacctggTTGTAATAggattttgaattagagatattcttggagatatatattcatagatatccgattaattgtacgattatctttccttgtacaactctgattctatgtcttgtaatcctctatataaataggcccctattatcaatgaaatcgCGACTCAATTATCTccaaattcagttttccttaaacacgttatcagcacgaaatcctaaccttgaaaccctaaattcgtaaccttcaaaccctagccaccaccgccgcatatattgaagccctcaatcccaggatTCCAGAACTGGCGGCAGAACCACTGGAACCAGtcggaaaaccaccgaaccggccaccagaagtATTGAACTAGccctccaagaagaaaaaaggggATCCCTGCACTGGTTCACCACATTCCGGACCTCTGATTGTTACTAAATTTTGCCACCAGCATCGTCTCGATCCCTGGATTCAGGAATCGGAAGCAAAACTCTAAAAACCGGTATAGAAGTTGCTGAACCGGCCTGCAGCAAAAtcggcagaagaagaaaaaaaaaaggagaagcctAGAAGAAGTGAAAGCCCACTGACGCGCTGATCCACTGACACGTCAGCACGGCCACGACAGCACACAGGACTCTGCCACATCGGCACcagcgccacgtcagcacctgtGACTAttccggtcaaattttccggcaacctatttcaaggtatttttttactaaaagttcttgtttttatttaatttctcttttttttctcggggacttgcaaactcccttcttctacccccctttcttcatcataggggagacctaattaagccgaactgtgggggttcatgctcactccaagcttggagcttgttgagatctccaaacttagagtttgtagagaatttatgatcgactacttacgtcattgtttcgatctaatctagtacctcttggaattgaatttcttggaagcgattacgctcagaaattcctaatttcttggaagcgattacgcataaatttctattgttttcgtggtagctgtttctgctccgaaactaactatttttcttgttctctttcaggatgagtaacctaaacaaatttgactttgctccattgggaacaactggctctggatatcacaggtgggttcgtgatgtcttcCAGTATCTCAAGGCCaatggaatcctagatatgattctcgagcctagccaggacgtgctaactgttgagcaagtcaagctttggaagcaaatagagcagccttaaaGGAAAATAAGGCAaaaaccatcatcctaatgactcgtcatatggatgatttgctccagttcgagtgtatgaatgaagaagaccccagatggttgtgggtctcactcgaagaaagatttgacaacgtccgtgactccctgtttcctgacctagaagtgggatgacatagcctctgcttctgtgatttcaagtcagttcttaactactactcggaagcacttcgcattaaatccttaatgaaattatgtggtaaagttatcacagatgtgatgttgattgagaagactttcTCTACCtttcccgtctctgcattgatggttgccaagaactatcgaatcgatgttactgcaggacggatcacaaggtttcatgagctcattggagctatgaatgtcgctgaaaagcatgacaacatccttgtgaagaactataatttgagatccatagaaacagagcatattccggaatccaattatagccgcgcccctaagagagggcgtcAAGAGCGAAACTCTAATCTTAAGGATACTTTTGGACATTCTGgttcatataatcgctctacttgggaaggtaaccgccaaaataggccaacacggaaccaaagaggtcaaggtggaaaaagagagggagacaacgcctctagccatgttggtggcgccactaacactaagagtcatctaaatgacgctttcaaagcacctcaatcaatggagtctgagcaaagagatgtatgttctcgatatgGAGTATCCAGTCATTggacacacatttgtagagctcgtgaagaaattgtcacctcccacaaagcatattgtgaagcaagagatgctcactatatggaacaagaagatcaagaagatgatctagagtgaagggttgaagactacaaatctggctgggatcaataaatcgccaattttgtttaattctttatttttccaagagatgtaataggcaattgtcatatactttgtagtaaatgccattggcttatttttttcttcacataagctcatccaaaatgagtatgatgtctaggaaggttttgagataagtggtacttaagcgagttttgctccaccgacatctctctactcacctggtcatatttattttgaagttaccaaaagaagtcaaacgactactgtagatacctctcactatgcatggaggatttgctacatcaccaagcataagtaacaccctatttgggacacccacaagccatggtgaggcccaaccgagacatgcatcccgtaacCCTATGTTCAacctacgctacggtatccggaagtggtaAATACGTCgctgggaagccacctttccggccttgcaaagttgccttcacaaacatgctttccagactagaatagtgatttctacatcccacatctaagaaaatgtaaaggagatggcttccttcacctataaaagggaccctcctcccacaactcaaatcatcccattacacactttgtaatccccttgggccgtaaggcccaaacacacatagtacaatatttaAGTGGATGTAGTCCGCTAAcgcggagacgaaccactatactttgcTTGTGTTGTTagctctctctctaaagctaactagagacccctcggatctctaacgttaacattggcgctagaacCAGGGTAAATTGATACAATGGCTTTgtcacttaccattgagttaaTTCATCTTGACGGAactcaaaataatttttcttttgagttATATAATTGATATTCTTAACGGTAACTTGTGTCATCTACCAAGTCAACgcttggtcaacgcccatctCAAAAGTCAACACTGGCAAACCCCAACTCCATCCCAAGTCAACGTTGGTCAGCACAAAAGTCAACACCAGCTCAAATGGTCAACGCTGAACCactcaaatttttattttattttttggcgattctctctggacacccagaaaaaTTTCCAATGCACCCAGGGGTTCAGCGTTCATTCTCCTTGCTCCCTGCGGTCGGGTTCGAATATGGCTTGCCGCTCGAACCAGTTGCCAACAGCCACAACCGCCAACAACGCTCCGCAACCGCTAGGCACCGCTGCCCGCTCAAATCTCCCTCAGCGGCACTTCTTCCACTAAGCTTCATCGGCGGAGCCGCCAAGCTTCCTCCACTAGCCTGGCTTAGCCGAGTTTCAATTTCATGAACTGTACACCGCTGGACTATACACCTCTGACCCCAGGCTCCTCGGTGTTGGCAGCTGAAAAAGTCCAGTCCGGTCCTCCGCCACTCTCCGCTGCACACCAAATCCTCAGCTAGCTACAACACCGTTAGGATACACCAGCGGAAAAACCTCCGCCAGCACAAACCGCTGGCCAAGCTCCCTGCTGAGTTCCAAAACACCACCGTCAACGATCTCGACGTAGTCCGTCAGGCATCGCAGCAGCTcgctttcttctctctttgcgCACAAATCAGATGCCCGCCAAGCACAGCCTCAAATTTTGGTTTCAAGTTTCTGTGGCGGCTAAGGCCTTCGACAAAGCTAAGCTCTGCTATTTGCAGCAAACTGTCGAACGGTCAAGCTTGCATCGACAAAGTATAAAGGGCCTCCGCCAAGCAATGCCTCCGCCAAGAGACTCCGCTAATAGCTATCCATGTGAACTTGTTGCTACCGACATCCAGTTCATCTTTATGGCGTCAGCTGCTGATTACTCCTGACACCAGATAAAGAGGAGACGGTTGCAATCTAGCCTATTCTTCAGCAAAGCTTGCGATCATCAAACTTCGTCATCTACCCCCGAACTAGAGCATCTCACCAACCCCAGATAAGTCCTTCATACTTCTCACTCGTCTCTGTTATTGATTATCATGGCTACTGCACATAAACCATGTTGAGACATACCTTAGTGCTGTCATATGCATGCTACTTATCAAGAACCTCTGGTACATTTCCATTGGTTGCATGCGCGGATGTGCCATCTACATTGGCTCTTCGACAAACACACATATATCTACAATAACCATGCATATATATTAAACAAGTAATGCACAGGTCTTACATGAGCTGCTACGTTTCATGTAACATGCACACTAATTCTATGTTGATGTGTCATGCACATATAACATGCTCATCATTCTTGATTAAATAGTCTTTGTCAAAAGCCTGCTTGGACATAAATTATGCTCCAGTTCCTAGCCTTATATAAGATTCGTGGTATTGGAACTAGTCATTCTTGACCAATATTTTATCCAAACCCAATCTGGTCATTCCTGACCAGTATTTGTGTCAATATATGATTAGTTATACATGCTTCGTGCTCTACATATGCAAAAGGCTTC
Above is a genomic segment from Rosa chinensis cultivar Old Blush chromosome 3, RchiOBHm-V2, whole genome shotgun sequence containing:
- the LOC112192528 gene encoding E3 ubiquitin-protein ligase SINAT2, with translation MAMAKSETAGALNKPTPGLGGKHGLYSTNGVHELLECPVCTSLMYPPIHQCPNGHTLCSDCKVRVQNCCPTCRYELGNIRCLALEKVAESLELPCIYQSLGCHDIFPYYSKLKHEQHCRFRLYNCPYAGSECSVTGDIPTLVNHLKDDHKVDMHDGCTFNHRYVKSNPHEVENATWMLTVFNCFGRQFCLHFEAFQMGMAPVYMAFLRFMGDDTEAKKFSYSLEVGGNGRKLIWQGIPRSIRDSHRKVRDSQDGLIIQRNMALYFSGGDRQELKLRITGRIWKEE